The following nucleotide sequence is from Nitrososphaerota archaeon.
CCCGCTACAGGTTTTCCCACCAGGACGGCGCAGAGCGAGTTGGAGTTTGTTATGCATGCAGCGCAGGGAGAGTTCGCTCGGGCGGTGCTGGCCCCGAGGGACGCTGAAGATGTATTCTACCTGATAGCTAAAGCGTTCAACATCGCGGAGAGATATCAGATTCCCGTCATCGTCCTCACAGATCAGTTTCTAGCGGACTCATACTGGACTATTCCGCCGTTCGAGTTCTCAACTATTCAGATAGATAGAGGAGCGCTTCTAACAGAGGAGGAGGCTACGAAGATCAAGGATTACGCCAGATACCGTTTCACAGAATCCGGCATCTCCCCAAGAGCTCTACCGGGCTACAAAGATGTGCTGGTGGTGGCTGATAGCGACGAGCATACTGAGCAGGGCCACATAACGGAGTCAGCGGAAATCCGTGTCAAAATGGCTGACAAACGGGTGTGGAAGACCCGTGGACTGGAGAAGGAGTTCACACCTCTCTCTTACGGCCCAGAGGAAGCTAAGACTGTTCTACTAGGCTGGGGCTCAACCTACGGCGCCCTCAGAGAAGCAGTTGACAGGCTAAACCAGAAGAGCCGCAGGGTTCGAATGGTTCATCTTAACGCGATATGGCCTTTCCCCACCGAGGCCGTACAAGAGATGTTGAAGGATTCGGAGAAACGGATCATGGTGGAGGGTAACGCTATCGGTCAGCTGGCCCGAGTCATCCGCACGGAGACCGGTGTAGAGATGACCGGTAAGATTCTCAGGTACGATGGGCGGCCGATAACTGCAGATTATGTTGTTCGAAGCTTCGGGGAGGCAGTCAAATAAATGACCGTGACTATCGAAGATTACCATGGCGAGGAGACTGCTTGGTGTCAAGGCTGCGGAAACTTCGGGATACTCTCAGCTTTGAAGAAGGCGCTTGTCGAACTTCAGATTCCTCCTTACGAGGTGCTCATCGTCTCCGGGATAGGGCAGGCCGGTAAACTACCTCACTACATGAAGTGCAACACATTCAACGGCCTCCACGGCCGCACCCTACCAGTAGCCACCGCAGCGAAGCTCGTTAACAACCACCTAAACGTCTTCGCAGTAGGCGGAGACGGGGACGGCTACGCTGAAGGCGGAAACCACTTCATGCACACGATTCGGAGGAACCCCAACATAAAATACCTGGTACACAACAACCAGATCTACGCCTTAACAAAGGGGCAGGCTTCACCTACAAGCGACGTGGGCTTCGTCACAAAAACAACACCCGGCGGCGTAACCGCCAAACAGTTGAATCCCATCGCATTAGCCGTCACTCTCGGAGCCACCTTTGTCGCCAGAAGCTTCAGCGGAGACATCCCGCATCTAGTTCAAACAATAAAGGCTGCAGTGCAACACCGGGGCTTCGCATACATCGACATACTCCAACCCTGCGTAACCTTCAACCACCTAAACACATACAGCTGGTATCTGAAACGCATCTACAAACTCGAAAACGAGCATCACAACACTTCAGACATCGAAGCCGCCTACAGGAAAGCTCATGAGTGGGGGGACCGCATCCCAATAGGCATCTTCTATCAAAACCAGCAGCAACCAACCTATGAAGAACAGTTCCCAGTCATCAAAGAACAACCGCTCGTCAAACAGCCCATTGACCCCAAACAGTATGAGAAGCTAATCCAAGACTTCCTATAACCGCACAAATATGTAGGCCGCAGTTTGGTGTTAATGTTTCACAATACTTTCCTTGAAGTGGAGCGCGAGCAATTTGTTCGCGTGCGATTAACTTGTTTTAGGAAGATGTCGTTCAGGCTCGCAGAGAGGACACATGTCATATATGGTTCCGCTGGTTCCTTTGAGGGGACATCTGCTGCTCCCATATTTGTCACACAGGAATCTGGGTGTTGCCATCTAATCGTCTTCAGACTAATAGAGCAGTGAAGGCGAGATTTAAGACTTCTTGAAAAACTGTTGAGGCAGATATA
It contains:
- a CDS encoding 2-oxoacid:ferredoxin oxidoreductase subunit beta, which translates into the protein MTVTIEDYHGEETAWCQGCGNFGILSALKKALVELQIPPYEVLIVSGIGQAGKLPHYMKCNTFNGLHGRTLPVATAAKLVNNHLNVFAVGGDGDGYAEGGNHFMHTIRRNPNIKYLVHNNQIYALTKGQASPTSDVGFVTKTTPGGVTAKQLNPIALAVTLGATFVARSFSGDIPHLVQTIKAAVQHRGFAYIDILQPCVTFNHLNTYSWYLKRIYKLENEHHNTSDIEAAYRKAHEWGDRIPIGIFYQNQQQPTYEEQFPVIKEQPLVKQPIDPKQYEKLIQDFL